From Ailuropoda melanoleuca isolate Jingjing chromosome 8, ASM200744v2, whole genome shotgun sequence, a single genomic window includes:
- the APOA4 gene encoding apolipoprotein A-IV: MFLKAVVLTLALVAVTGARAEVSADQVATVLWDYFSQLSNNAKEAVEHLQQSELTQQLNALFQDKIGQVNTYTDNLQKKLVPFATELHERLSKDSEKLKEEIRKELEDLRARLLPHANEVSQKIGDNMRELQQRFGPYADELRTQVNTQAEQLRNQLASHAQRMQTALRQNVDNLQASLTPYADELKAKIDQNVEELKGRLTPYADELKVKIDQNVEELRRSLAPYAQDVQEKLNHQLEGLAFQMKKNAEELKAKISANADELRQRLGPVAEDVRGKLRDNTQELQKSLAELSSHLDRQVEEFRRSVGPYGETFNAALLQQVEELRQKLGPYAGDVEDHLSFLEKDLRDKVNSFFSTLKEKENQDMLVAVSEEQQTLVPLES, encoded by the exons ATGTTCCTGAAGGCTGTGGTCCTGACCCTGGCCCTGGTGGCTGTCACTG GTGCCCGGGCTGAGGTCAGTGCTGACCAGGTGGCCACTGTGCTGTGGGACTACTTTAGTCAGCTGAGCAACAATGCCAAGGAAGCCGTGGAACACCTCCAGCAGTCGGAGCTCACCCAGCAGCTCAA TGCCCTCTTCCAAGACAAGATTGGGCAGGTGAACACCTACACCGATAACCTGCAGAAGAAGCTGGTGCCCTTTGCCACGGAGCTGCACGAACGCCTGAGCAAGGACTCCGAGAAGCTGAAGGAGGAGATTCGGAAGGAGCTGGAGGACCTGCGGGCCCGGCTGCTGCCCCACGCCAACGAGGTGAGCCAGAAGATCGGGGACAACATGCGCGAGCTGCAGCAGCGCTTCGGGCCGTACGCGGATGAGCTGCGCACCCAGGTCAACACTCAAGCCGAGCAACTGCGAAACCAGCTGGCGTCCCATGCGCAGCGCATGCAGACCGCGCTGCGCCAGAACGTGGACAACCTGCAGGCCTCCCTGACACCCTACGCAGATGAGTTGAAGGCCAAGATCGACCAGAACGTCGAAGAGCTCAAGGGGCGCCTCACGCCCTACGCGGATGAGCTCAAGGTCAAGATCGACCAGAACGTGGAGGAGCTGCGCCGCAGCCTGGCTCCCTATGCGCAAGACGTCCAGGAGAAGCTCAACCACCAGCTCGAGGGGCTGGCCTTCCAGATGAAGAAGAACGCCGAGGAGCTGAAGGCCAAGATCTCGGCGAACGCGGATGAGCTGCGGCAGAGGCTGGGGCCCGTGGCTGAGGACGTGCGTGGCAAGCTGAGGGACAACACCCAGGAGCTGCAGAAGTCGCTGGCCGAGCTGAGCAGCCACCTGGACCGGCAGGTGGAGGAGTTCCGCCGCAGCGTGGGGCCCTACGGGGAGACCTTCAACGCAGCCCTTCTGCAGCAGGTGGAGGAGCTGAGGCAGAAGCTGGGCCCCTACGCAGGGGACGTGGAAGACCACCTGAGCTTCCTGGAGAAGGACCTGAGGGACAAGGTCAACTCTTTTTTCAGCACCCtcaaggagaaagagaaccagGACATGCTTGTGGCCGTCTCCGAGGAGCAGCAGACACTAGTCCCTTTAGAGAGCTGA